In one Nitrososphaera viennensis EN76 genomic region, the following are encoded:
- a CDS encoding citrate/2-methylcitrate synthase: MDARNIGLRNIEVADTKICSIDGENGKLIYRGFDILDLVNHSTFEETSYLLLFGELPSPEQLADFGRRLREARGIPEPMIKNMKNRPKRAQPMDVLQSCVAELADYDLNIDDFSKEAHTRRAITLIAKIPSIVAAWNRIRTGQHVVDPMEEGSHAANFLYMLRGVEPSAEEAKVMDICFILHAEHSFNASTFAAREISSTRASMYAAISGAVGALSGELHGGANVQVMKMLLEIGDPANVEKWVAGRLSSGGRIMGMGHAVYRTTDPRADILSRLSKAISKEKNNKWFEITERVEKATKKWMLEHKGQAIYPNVDLYSASIYYSMGIPMDLNTPIFAISRISGWASHVIEEKFAEAAPKPALYRPKAVYIGRYCGPMGCEYVPLSERKQQVA, translated from the coding sequence TTGGACGCACGAAATATCGGCCTGCGCAACATCGAGGTCGCCGACACCAAGATCTGCTCGATTGACGGCGAGAACGGGAAGCTGATCTACCGAGGATTTGACATACTCGACCTTGTAAACCATTCCACTTTTGAAGAGACGTCTTACCTCCTCCTTTTTGGCGAGCTCCCAAGCCCGGAGCAGCTGGCAGACTTTGGCCGCAGGCTGCGCGAGGCGCGTGGAATCCCAGAGCCGATGATAAAGAACATGAAAAACCGTCCAAAGAGGGCGCAGCCGATGGACGTGCTGCAATCGTGCGTGGCCGAGCTTGCAGACTATGACCTCAACATTGATGATTTCTCAAAAGAAGCGCACACAAGGCGCGCTATTACGCTAATTGCAAAGATCCCCTCCATCGTCGCGGCGTGGAACCGCATCCGGACCGGCCAGCACGTGGTCGACCCGATGGAAGAGGGCTCCCACGCAGCCAATTTCCTCTACATGCTGAGGGGAGTAGAGCCATCGGCCGAGGAGGCCAAGGTGATGGACATATGCTTCATCCTCCACGCAGAGCACAGCTTTAACGCCTCCACGTTTGCGGCTCGCGAGATATCTTCCACCAGGGCCAGCATGTACGCGGCGATAAGCGGCGCGGTGGGCGCGCTGTCCGGCGAGCTGCACGGCGGCGCAAACGTGCAGGTCATGAAGATGCTGCTAGAGATAGGCGACCCGGCAAACGTGGAAAAATGGGTCGCAGGCCGCCTCTCGTCGGGGGGCAGGATAATGGGCATGGGCCACGCCGTCTATCGCACGACTGACCCTCGCGCCGACATCCTCTCAAGGCTCTCAAAGGCAATTTCAAAGGAAAAGAACAACAAGTGGTTCGAGATAACCGAGCGCGTAGAAAAGGCGACCAAGAAATGGATGCTTGAGCACAAGGGCCAAGCGATATATCCAAACGTCGACCTCTACAGCGCCTCGATATACTACAGCATGGGAATCCCCATGGACCTCAACACGCCGATATTTGCGATATCCAGGATATCGGGGTGGGCCTCACACGTCATTGAGGAAAAGTTTGCAGAAGCAGCGCCCAAGCCGGCGCTCTACCGGCCAAAAGCAGTCTATATTGGCAGGTACTGCGGCCCAATGGGCTGCGAGTATGTCCCGCTTTCAGAGCGCAAGCAGCAGGTCGCCTAG
- a CDS encoding LLM class flavin-dependent oxidoreductase: protein MRIKFGFTQGLNVARLGLDETQILTAAQMADRLDYDSVWAMDHSNVPQWKNAVVNDAWLMLAAIGAVTRNVELGTCVTDAIRRHPSAIALSTITLDRITNGRGVLGIGAGEAQNVVDFGIEFSKPVTKFKEQLEVIEKLFESDPDNRVNYEGQYYKLVNACLQAASVRKPRPPVYIAAGAPKTLELCATYGDGWIPIGYTPELFKAHANIIKDHAKKLGRDLSGFQFANDVDIYFSEDGEEAWNKMKNAVKVSLYKPELLKVHNIPQSSEFDFRKYFTEYTMDKPELMEAMKKAALQIPDSVARTAIGVGSPDDVIEMLERFIKAGTNHFIIRFWGDGYFKNIEMFGKKVIPYFRDQQKK from the coding sequence TTGAGAATCAAGTTTGGTTTTACGCAGGGTCTCAACGTTGCAAGGCTTGGCCTTGACGAGACCCAGATCCTCACGGCAGCGCAGATGGCAGACAGGCTGGACTATGACTCGGTGTGGGCGATGGACCACTCTAACGTGCCGCAGTGGAAGAACGCGGTCGTAAACGACGCGTGGCTCATGCTGGCGGCAATCGGCGCGGTTACAAGAAACGTTGAGCTTGGCACGTGCGTCACGGACGCTATCCGCAGGCACCCGTCAGCAATCGCGCTTTCGACCATCACGCTTGACAGGATAACAAATGGCAGGGGCGTGCTAGGCATCGGCGCCGGCGAGGCCCAGAACGTCGTCGACTTTGGGATCGAGTTTTCCAAGCCGGTCACGAAATTCAAGGAGCAGCTTGAAGTCATTGAAAAGCTCTTCGAGTCGGACCCGGACAACCGCGTCAACTACGAGGGCCAGTACTACAAGCTGGTAAACGCCTGCCTGCAGGCGGCAAGCGTCAGAAAGCCAAGGCCGCCCGTGTACATTGCCGCAGGCGCGCCAAAGACGCTCGAGTTGTGTGCCACGTACGGCGACGGCTGGATACCGATCGGCTACACGCCAGAACTGTTCAAGGCGCACGCCAACATCATCAAGGACCACGCAAAGAAGCTCGGCCGCGACCTCTCTGGCTTCCAGTTTGCAAACGACGTCGACATCTACTTCTCTGAAGACGGCGAGGAGGCGTGGAACAAGATGAAAAACGCTGTAAAGGTCAGCCTCTACAAGCCGGAGCTGCTAAAGGTGCACAACATCCCGCAGTCGTCCGAGTTTGACTTTCGCAAGTACTTCACCGAATACACGATGGACAAGCCGGAGCTGATGGAGGCGATGAAGAAAGCAGCATTGCAGATCCCGGACAGCGTCGCCCGCACCGCGATAGGCGTAGGCTCGCCCGACGACGTGATTGAGATGCTGGAGCGCTTTATCAAGGCAGGCACGAACCACTTTATCATCCGGTTCTGGGGAGACGGCTACTTCAAGAACATCGAGATGTTCGGCAAGAAGGTCATCCCATACTTCCGTGACCAGCAAAAGAAGTAA
- the purN gene encoding phosphoribosylglycinamide formyltransferase, with translation MTNLGILISGRGSNMDAILAAIKAGRIPGARPRIVISNKPDAAGLKTASEKYGIPTRVVPPEGLKGWDYDKKLVAALEEAGVTPEDGLVCLAGFMRIISPEFVRHFKMRILNIHPALLPSFPGLHAQKQSIEYGVKVSGCTVHFVDDGVDSGPVILQRTVPVMEGDTEETLSARILEQEHQAYPEAVRLFTEGRLKVEGRKVRIL, from the coding sequence TTGACGAACCTCGGCATACTAATCTCTGGCAGGGGAAGCAACATGGACGCCATCCTGGCTGCGATAAAGGCAGGCAGGATACCAGGTGCCAGGCCGCGAATCGTAATTTCAAACAAGCCCGACGCCGCAGGATTAAAGACGGCGTCAGAAAAGTACGGCATCCCAACAAGGGTCGTGCCGCCAGAAGGGCTGAAAGGATGGGACTATGACAAAAAACTGGTCGCCGCCCTTGAAGAGGCAGGCGTCACGCCAGAGGACGGCCTCGTGTGCCTTGCCGGCTTTATGCGCATAATCAGCCCCGAGTTTGTCAGGCACTTCAAGATGCGGATACTGAACATCCACCCCGCGCTCCTCCCGTCGTTTCCCGGCCTGCATGCGCAAAAACAGTCAATCGAATATGGAGTAAAAGTATCAGGGTGCACCGTGCATTTCGTAGACGACGGCGTCGACTCGGGCCCCGTCATACTGCAGAGGACGGTCCCGGTTATGGAAGGCGACACGGAAGAGACGCTGAGCGCAAGGATACTGGAGCAAGAGCACCAGGCATATCCGGAGGCAGTCAGGCTGTTTACCGAGGGGCGCCTGAAGGTCGAGGGCCGCAAGGTCCGTATTCTATAA
- a CDS encoding MFS transporter yields MKKPILLVASCAAIVGIAYGMHSPIVPVFAKEELGANFSEVGVIGLANYLPYMVVPLFGGMLLDRTNKAYLLILGVSLNVFAIFMLSEVSSVAGATAFRGLSGIAHAFFWPSAEVIISTTALAEKRVKWIALFTAAWVGGFMTGPLIGKVILDYFDYRVLFELSALAISLALVPSFLLLRHGRPVKIERHKLRLADLKREVTSMPAVSAVVLYYAVTFGVLIAIYPAYMKAASIADQNIELLFFVFGMARFATLPFVHRIAGRGRAALAAAVLVMAAGMAISFAFTSVWSFAAALVLAGVATSIFYPVTFNFVTKNAPVEKMGTKLGIYEALFGAGWTVGPVGVGLSSDAFGPASPYLAFSAIGAALAGAIITTVRKNNKL; encoded by the coding sequence ATGAAGAAGCCGATCCTCCTTGTTGCATCCTGCGCAGCCATCGTAGGCATCGCGTACGGCATGCACTCGCCAATCGTGCCGGTGTTTGCCAAGGAGGAGCTTGGTGCCAACTTTTCAGAGGTGGGAGTCATCGGCCTTGCCAACTATTTGCCGTACATGGTGGTGCCGCTCTTTGGGGGCATGCTCCTTGACAGGACCAACAAGGCGTATCTGCTCATCCTTGGCGTCTCGCTAAACGTCTTTGCGATATTCATGCTGTCCGAGGTAAGCTCTGTCGCTGGCGCGACCGCGTTCCGTGGCCTCTCCGGCATCGCCCACGCGTTTTTCTGGCCGTCAGCAGAGGTGATAATATCGACCACGGCGCTTGCCGAAAAGAGGGTCAAGTGGATAGCGCTCTTTACAGCCGCGTGGGTCGGCGGCTTTATGACAGGGCCACTTATTGGAAAGGTGATCCTTGACTATTTCGACTACCGCGTACTGTTTGAGCTGTCCGCATTGGCAATTTCGCTTGCACTTGTGCCGTCGTTTCTTCTGCTAAGGCACGGACGGCCTGTAAAAATCGAGAGGCACAAACTCCGGCTTGCCGACTTGAAACGCGAGGTGACGTCGATGCCGGCGGTAAGCGCGGTCGTGCTTTATTATGCAGTGACGTTTGGCGTCCTGATTGCGATCTACCCTGCGTACATGAAGGCCGCGTCCATCGCGGACCAGAACATCGAGCTGCTGTTTTTCGTGTTTGGAATGGCAAGGTTTGCGACTCTTCCGTTCGTACATCGCATAGCCGGCAGGGGTAGGGCCGCGCTTGCCGCAGCCGTTCTGGTCATGGCCGCCGGCATGGCGATCTCGTTTGCCTTTACATCGGTGTGGTCGTTTGCAGCCGCTCTCGTGCTTGCCGGCGTTGCAACCAGCATATTCTACCCCGTCACGTTCAACTTTGTGACTAAAAACGCGCCGGTGGAAAAGATGGGGACCAAGCTTGGGATCTACGAGGCGCTCTTTGGCGCCGGCTGGACCGTGGGGCCGGTGGGAGTCGGCCTGTCGTCAGACGCGTTTGGCCCTGCAAGCCCGTACCTTGCATTTTCTGCGATAGGCGCAGCCCTGGCAGGCGCGATAATAACAACCGTGAGGAAAAACAACAAGTTATAG
- a CDS encoding class I SAM-dependent methyltransferase — translation MSGLGSQYWPEVIEVLRSVVPVYNKVNRVISLGKDEEYRKHAIKERVMPGNLVLDAGSGFGNMSRVALAEAGGNARVVMYDPLPEMLANTRSFFAGAHQQLSLSSGIFEHMPFKDNTFDAVLCGYSLRDAIDLKKAIAEMHRVLVPGGRLIIVDLGKPDGTFKRWMVATYLKHFLGIFAYIAAGKPGLKFTTLYGTFLRWPKNSELEAMLAEKFSKVVFDKGMLEGAIMVAAYK, via the coding sequence TTGTCGGGGCTTGGGAGCCAGTACTGGCCTGAAGTCATTGAAGTGCTACGCTCCGTAGTCCCGGTGTACAACAAGGTCAACCGCGTGATTTCGCTTGGCAAGGACGAAGAATACAGAAAGCACGCGATAAAGGAGAGGGTGATGCCGGGAAACCTCGTGCTTGACGCCGGCTCGGGCTTTGGCAACATGTCGAGGGTCGCTCTGGCAGAGGCGGGCGGGAACGCAAGGGTGGTGATGTACGACCCGCTGCCCGAGATGCTTGCAAACACGCGCAGCTTTTTTGCCGGAGCCCACCAGCAACTATCGCTCTCGTCGGGCATATTTGAGCACATGCCGTTCAAGGACAACACTTTTGACGCGGTCCTGTGCGGCTATTCGCTTCGGGACGCAATCGATCTGAAAAAGGCGATAGCCGAGATGCACCGGGTGCTTGTGCCGGGAGGCCGGCTCATCATTGTCGACCTTGGCAAGCCGGACGGCACATTCAAACGCTGGATGGTGGCTACATACCTGAAGCATTTCCTCGGGATTTTTGCGTACATAGCCGCCGGCAAGCCGGGGCTGAAATTCACTACGCTGTACGGCACGTTTCTGCGCTGGCCCAAGAACTCGGAACTGGAGGCAATGCTTGCCGAGAAATTTTCAAAGGTGGTTTTTGACAAGGGCATGCTGGAGGGCGCCATCATGGTTGCCGCTTACAAATAA